The DNA region TTAAGTATAATTTTCATAAAATTAATCTGTTCTTCTCTAAAATTACATCTTTTATTATTCTTTTTTCTTTTCTCATAATACATTTTATCTGACTTATAAGGACTATATTCTTCAATCGTTTTAAAACGCTTAATTTCTCGTAAAATAGTACTACGATGTCTATTCAAACATTTAACAATTACAGAAATATTCTGCTTACCATTATTTTTTAAAAACATTTTTGATAATAATAATTGTTCTAATTTAACTTTATCCATAAAACTTAAATTACTATATATAACATTTATATACCTTTCATTAACTTATAAAATTTTTAATATTTAATACGAATAATTTATATATAATTGATATATGATAAAATCAATTATATATAAAACAATAAAAAGGAGTAATCTATATGAAAAAATGACTTAGCATAATAGGAGCAATCGGATTAACAGTAACAAGCACAACAACACTAATCAGTTGTGAAAAACGAAATAATAATGAAAACAGAGGAAATAATAAACCAGAACTATCATATAACACACAACAACCACCAGAAAATAGTAATTGAAAATTAATTGATAAAAATGATAGAGAAAATGAATTTTTAAAACCAAATAATAAATGATATTTTTATGTTCGTCAATTTGGTAGTGAATATAAATATGAAAAATTTTATTTTGATGATAATTTTATAAAAAATAAAAATACACACTGACAACATTTAAAAAATGGAACAGATTTTATATGAAAAAATAATTCTGTTTATTGTTTTAGCGGAAGCAATGAACCCCAAATACCAACTATCGACAAAAACACCGGTGAAATTACAGATTGAAAAGAACAAAAAGGAACTAAATAACAGTTTCTTTTTTATATTAATCGCACAAATTTCATAAAGATAATTAATAAAAAAATATTTGTTATTGTACTATACAATGCTGTATTAAATTTTCATACCTCAAATATTTGACTAAAAAAACTATATAATGTTTCAAAAACCTTGCCAACACCACTCGCTAACTCGTTAACTTGTTTAACTCCCGGAATAGTATTAACAATTCAAATCACCGCATTTTTAATATGAGCACCAAAATCTCATCAACCCTCAGGCGTTACATATTGTACTTGTCATTATTGTTTATCGGGGAACAAACCACCACTATTTATCTCTTGTCAATTATAAATCCCAAAATTAAAATCATAATAACGATACATATCATTTTCTTTTTGTGCTTGCAATTCAAAAACATTATAATCGATTTTTTGTTCTTCAATTTTCTTATATTGCAAACCATATTTATTTTGTAAATCACCACCAAAAACATAACCCGAATTTAACTTAATATCATAATTAAAAAACTACCATAATTATTAATGGTATAAAACCGATTTTTAAATGCTGAATATAATTTAATATCTAATTGCTTATATTTATCTGAAAAATAAAAATATCGTGGATAAATTTTAAAACCATTATTTACTAATAAACCATATTTTTTATTATAATCTTAAACATAAGTATTATTTTATAAATCAAAAATCGTTCGTAAATAATTAGTATAAAATTTCTGTGAAATCTTAAACATACTATTTAATAATTTATCAAATTGCAATTTATCATTAATATTTTCACTCAATAAAATATTATTAAAATTTTGCAATTTCAACGTAAAAAAGTTAACTAAAACAGTATCATACTGTAAATTATCAATATATCCATTTTCAATAAACGAACTACGATTTTGAAACACTGGCACCAAAGCACTTGCAAAAAACGACTGTAAAAAATTAAATAAATCAAATTGACCGTTAAACTGTTGATAATATCTTAAATATTTATTATTTATTAATGAATAAATTGAACCATTAAAATTAAAAACTTCACCCGTTACCGTTCGCATAAAACTAAAATTAAAACTCAAATCATCACTATTAACATTATTCAACTCTAAACTACCCGAAATAAATATATTTGCTTCATCAACAGTCAAAATCATCCGATAAATTGCTTTTTTAATATTTTTAACATCCAATTCATCAACCGTCTTAAAATCAAAAATTATCCGCTTTGTTCCAACCTTATTAGGATTTTCATAATCCGTACTACCACCTTGTTAAACTCTAATATTTTCTTGCAAAACAACAGTTAAAGAAAAATCAATAATTTTTTTTTACGTAATTTTCTTGATAAGTATTTCAGTAACTAATTTCACCGGTATTTTTGTCGATAGTTGGTATTTGGGGTTCATTGCTTCTGCTAAAACAATAAACAGAATTATTTTTTCATATAAAATCTGTTCCATTTTTTAAATGTTGTCAGTGTGTATTTTGATTTTTTATAAAATTATCATCAAAATAAAATTTTTCATATTTATATTCACTACAAAATTGACGAACATAAACATATCATTTATTATTTGGTTTTGAAAATTCATTTTTTCTATTATTAAAATTAATTAATTTTCAATTATCTTATTTTAACTTAACTCTTGGATAACGAATCATTTTATAACGGTGTAAATTGTAAATGCGAACCGATAAAAAGTTAACTATTAATTTAATTAACTTTTTTAAGTTAATTATAGGAGGTTGAAATTATGCAAACAAAGCAATATTTTATTTTGCAGTCGCTAGTTAAAAAGTATGGTAAAGATAATGTTATTAATACTGTTAATAAGATTGCAAAAAAATATTGAAATTAAAAAGTAAAGAATAAATTATTCCTCGTAATTTATTAGCGGATAATTTATTAAATAGTGTTTTTTAATGGAGCAAAGAAATAACGAGCGGAGCGAGTTTACAAATTTCAATTTTTTAATTTATGAAAGGAGATGTATTATGCCAACTTGATTAACTACATTGCTTCTGGTGTTATTAATATCAATGGTGTTGTTGATTTAAAGGGTGGTATAGTGGGAAAATATGAGCGAACAGATTTTACAAAACGTTTTAATTATCTTTTAAAATTATATGATAATAACTAAATGGTCTTTACTATTGATGCATGACAAGCTTATTTACCAACATTAGGGACAAGAATTGAAATTTCCCAAGCCCAAAAAAATAATTTAGCATTAGTACTAAATAAACAATATCGAGTAAAACTTGAAGTTACAAATATTTATCAAAACGGTGATATCAAATACTTAAAAATTATTTTAAAATTTGTTGATTTAAAAAATAATGAAAAAATTATTAATATTATGCCATATGTTCATGAACAAGCGTTTGATCAATTTCACTTACAAGGTAATTTTAAATATAATTTAAAAATTAGTTATACTAGTAAAACAAATTAAAAAATGATAAAATACATATTGTATGAATACCTTGCTATAAAATTAAGAGACATAAATTGAGTAATTTAAGAAAATAGATGGAGAATAAAATGCTTAAAAAGGGTAAATCAAATTCATGATATTCAATAATATCATTTTCAATTTTTAAAATTAGCCGTTCAATGGCAGTTTGAGTTTTAGTGTTATTGTCACTTGTTTTATTTGGTGCAATTGCAATTGCTCTTTTTTTATCTTCAACAAATATTTATGATTTTTTAAAAAATTTTCAATACGGAGTGTTTATTTTTAATAATATTTTATTATTATTGTTTGTGTTGTTAGTTATCATTAAAATTTTTGGTCGAGAATTTGAAGATGGGACATATTTACTTTTAATTTCCAAACCATATTCTCGATTTACTTTATTTTTCTTAAAATTAATTTCACTTTGAATTTTGATTATCTTTTTCTTAGGAACAATTATTTTATTTGCTTTAGGAATTGGTTATATTGGTTATTTAATTAAAAATGATCCAAAATATTTACAAGTTTATCAAAATTTATTATTGAAATTATTTTTATATTCTTTAGCATTATCTTTTTTTGCATCAAGTGGTATTTTATTTGCGGTAACTTTTTTAAATTCACAAGTAGTTTTATTAATTGTTGTTATTTTCTGTAGTTTATTTTTAGTTGGTGGGATGCCATATTCGTTAATTATGAGTTTGGCTAATACAATTGATTTATCATTTGTTGACAGTAATATGACTAAGCAACCTTATCCTGTAAATATTATTAAAAGTACAATTAATTTTAAAAGAAATTTAGAAAAAAAATTAATTAAATATGATAATTTAACTAGCAAAATTTGAGATTTTTATAATTCGTGAGATTATGATGATTTAGATAAAGTTTTTAAAACGCGAGACTATGAAAATATTACAAGTGATCCTACTTTGCGAATTAAACGATTAGAATTTTATCAATCATTAGGTTTAACAAAACCAAAAGAAGATAGTTATACAATTAGCCAACTTAATAAGTGAGATAAAATAACAAAATATAAATATGATAATAAGGATGAAACCATTTTTGAAATTATTAATAAAGTTGGCGGGAGTAATCTTCAAATGAAAGTAAACTTTGCGACAAATTTCTTTTTCAAATCACCAGAAGAATTAGATTCAAATAATGAAATTCATCAAGAATTACTTGATGCTATTAACTTTATTGGAAGAAGTGCAAAATCGTGAGAATTGTATCTTAGAACAAATGATTTAAATGGAAATTCATTATTTTACTTTGATTTAGATAAATCATATTATAGTTTATCATCATCTGATAGTAAAGTAGGAACAGAAGAACGAAAGTTATCTGAGCCAAATGGATTTAATCAAGTAAATGTTTTTCGTTCTGAATTTGCTCGAACTGGGATATTACCAGTTGATTCAGAATATGATAATGGTACTGAGTTTCAAGATTGAATTCTTAATTATTTTGGCGCCGAAGATAAAATTGAAGATGGTTTTGAAATTAAAACACTTTATGTTTTAAGAGAAATTGAAATTAATATTTTAAAAAAAATAATGGATTATAAATTACTTGAAAGTGTACTAATTAAAATAAATACCGAATGACAAAAATATAATGATTTAATTCAAACTTATGAATTAATTTCTAAAATTAATATTATTGAACATTGAAATCAAATTTGAACAAGTTCTTTATCATATGTTACATTTTGATTTGAACCATTGCAACGAAGTAATATTGATTTTAGTATTCAAAACAATTATTTAATGAGTTATCAAGATTTTCCAATAACATTACAACAAGATGAAAAAGTTGACCTTGATGTACTCCCATTTTTAAATATTAATTTATTGTTATATGTTTATTTAGGAATATCTGGTTTATTTTTAATTAATGCTTATTTAATTTTACGTCGCAAAAATATTACTTAAGAGCAGGGTGAAAGGAGATGTTAAAACATGAATAATAATGCATTAGTACTTAGCGATGTGGCAATTGCTTCGCGTAATTTTAGCAAAAAGTTTAAAAATAGTATTGTTGGTCCATTTAATTTTAATGTTAGTCATGGAAAATTACATGTCATTTTAGGTGCTTCTGGAAGTGGAAAAACAGTTTTCATTAAATCTTTAATTGGTGGTTTAAAGGGCTTTCATGGTGATATTATAATTTTTGGTAAAAAAGCAAAAAAAATTAGTATGAAAAAAATGATTGGTTATGTTCCTGAGTTTGTTACTTTTCCTGAAAATATTATTTCTTATAATTTTTTAAAATATTTAGGAAAAACAAATGGTTTAAGAGAGAAATATCTTCGTGACCGCATTGAATATTTAATGAAATCATTAGAAATTTGAGAACACCGTGATAAAGATGTTAATTCATTTTCATCAGGAATGAAAAAAAGAGTAATGATTATTCAAGGTATTATTCATGATCCTGAAATTTTAATTTTAGATGAACCAGAAGCGGGATTAGATATTAATAATCGAAAAAAAATTATTTTTTACTTAAAACAATTAACACTTCGTGGTAAAAATGTCTTTTTTTCATCCCATTTACTAGATGAAATTAAAGACTATATTGATGAATTTACAATGGTAATGACTGGAACGCAAATTTATACAGGGCAATTAGCTGCCTTTAATATTAAAAATGTAGTTATACCACATACATTTTAAAGATTACAAGAAAATAATAAAATGCATCAAGTATATTCAAGCAGCAAGTTCTGTCTCTTGTTAATATGATGATAACATCATTTCTATATTATATTTTTTACTAATTTTTTTAACAAATGCAACTCTTTTTTGAAAAAATTAAATTAATTTATAAATATAGCTTAATTTAACCATATTTAAGCACACTAAAAAAGCATTTATTAAATTTTAATTAATAGATACATATTTTATTATTTTAATGACATATTTTATGAATTAATGTACATTTTTAAATATTTATTGTTTATATATTCTGCAAAAACATTTCTTTTGCACTTATTCAATTTAAACAGGACCGTATTTTTTCATTAATTACATCATTAACTACTCAATTTAATCGTTTCTGACTAACTTTATTAAAATCAGTTCCCCTATGAAATCAATGTCTTAATTCACTATTCATATATTCAATTAAAGGTTTTTGACGATGTTTACCAGTATCACAAAAATATACTTGTGTTTCAACAAAGATTTCCATTTTTCTTCATTTATAAAATTCTCTTCCTCGATCTGTTATTATTCTTTTTATTTTACCCATTAAATTATTTACTTTAACTAATTCTTTAAACTTTTAAAAAACATCATTAGCAGTATGATTTTCTAATTTTATTGCAAAGTATTTTTTACTTGTAGTATACCACATACATTTTAAATATTACAGCAACAAGCACAACAAGTTTAATTGCTTGTAAAACACTTAAATCAAATAATAATAGTAAAAACGAGGGCAATAA from Spiroplasma kunkelii CR2-3x includes:
- a CDS encoding lipoprotein is translated as MKKWLSIIGAIGLTVTSTTTLISCEKRNNNENRGNNKPELSYNTQQPPENSNWKLIDKNDRENEFLKPNNKWYFYVRQFGSEYKYEKFYFDDNFIKNKNTHWQHLKNGTDFIWKNNSVYCFSGSNEPQIPTIDKNTGEITDWKEQKGTK
- a CDS encoding spiroplasma phage ORF1-like family protein, which encodes MLVNNGFKIYPRYFYFSDKYKQLDIKLYSAFKNRFYTINNYGSFLIMILS
- a CDS encoding spiroplasma phage ORF1-like family protein, coding for MIFDFKTVDELDVKNIKKAIYRMILTVDEANIFISGSLELNNVNSDDLSFNFSFMRTVTGEVFNFNGSIYSLINNKYLRYYQQFNGQFDLFNFLQSFFASALVPVFQNRSSFIENGYIDNLQYDTVLVNFFTLKLQNFNNILLSENINDKLQFDKLLNSMFKISQKFYTNYLRTIFDL
- a CDS encoding ABC transporter permease, which gives rise to MLKKGKSNSWYSIISFSIFKISRSMAVWVLVLLSLVLFGAIAIALFLSSTNIYDFLKNFQYGVFIFNNILLLLFVLLVIIKIFGREFEDGTYLLLISKPYSRFTLFFLKLISLWILIIFFLGTIILFALGIGYIGYLIKNDPKYLQVYQNLLLKLFLYSLALSFFASSGILFAVTFLNSQVVLLIVVIFCSLFLVGGMPYSLIMSLANTIDLSFVDSNMTKQPYPVNIIKSTINFKRNLEKKLIKYDNLTSKIWDFYNSWDYDDLDKVFKTRDYENITSDPTLRIKRLEFYQSLGLTKPKEDSYTISQLNKWDKITKYKYDNKDETIFEIINKVGGSNLQMKVNFATNFFFKSPEELDSNNEIHQELLDAINFIGRSAKSWELYLRTNDLNGNSLFYFDLDKSYYSLSSSDSKVGTEERKLSEPNGFNQVNVFRSEFARTGILPVDSEYDNGTEFQDWILNYFGAEDKIEDGFEIKTLYVLREIEINILKKIMDYKLLESVLIKINTEWQKYNDLIQTYELISKINIIEHWNQIWTSSLSYVTFWFEPLQRSNIDFSIQNNYLMSYQDFPITLQQDEKVDLDVLPFLNINLLLYVYLGISGLFLINAYLILRRKNIT
- a CDS encoding ATP-binding cassette domain-containing protein — encoded protein: MNNNALVLSDVAIASRNFSKKFKNSIVGPFNFNVSHGKLHVILGASGSGKTVFIKSLIGGLKGFHGDIIIFGKKAKKISMKKMIGYVPEFVTFPENIISYNFLKYLGKTNGLREKYLRDRIEYLMKSLEIWEHRDKDVNSFSSGMKKRVMIIQGIIHDPEILILDEPEAGLDINNRKKIIFYLKQLTLRGKNVFFSSHLLDEIKDYIDEFTMVMTGTQIYTGQLAAFNIKNVVIPHTF